DNA from Xanthomonas hyacinthi:
GCGCCGAAGACGGCGCCGACTCAGGCCACCGCCGCCTCGACCTGCGCCCACCACGCCGGATCTTCGCGCGCGGCCAGTTGCAGCGCGTCGAAGTTCTGCAGCAACTGGGCGACGCGGCTGGCGCCGAGGATCACCGTGGACACCTGCGGATTGCGCAGGCACCAGGCGATCGCCAGCGCCGCCGGCGCCACGCCCTGCGCGGCGGCCAGCGCGGTGAAGCGGCGCGCACGCTCCACGCGGCGCTGCGCCGGCGGCCCGATCACCTCGTCGTGCAGCCAGGCGTTGCCGGCCTGGCCCAGGCGCGAGGCCGGATCGATGCCGTCGTTGTACTTGCCGGTCAGCAGGCCCGAGGCCAGCGGCGACCAGATCGTGGTGCCGAGGCCGAGTTCGGCGTACAGCGGCGCGTATTCCTGCTCCACGCGCTGGCGGTGCAGCAGGTTGTACTGCGGCTGCTCCATCGACGGCCCCTGCAGGCCGAGCGCCTGCGCCACCTGCGCCGCTTCGCGGATGCGTTCGGCCGGCCACTCGGAGGTGCCCCAGTACAACACCTTGCCCTGCCGGACCAGCGCGTCCATCGCGCGTACGGTTTCCTCCACCGGCGTGTCGGCGTCGGGACGATGGCAGTAGTACAGGTCCAGGTAGTCCACCCGTAGCCGCTTCAGCGCGGCATGGCAGGCGTCGGTGACGTGCTTGCGCGACAGCCCGCGCTGGGTCGGGCGCGGTGCGTCGACCGCGCCGAAGTAGACCTTGCTGGACACGCAATAGCCATCGCGCGGCAGCCGCAGATCGGCGATCACATCGCCCATCACCTGCTCGGCGCGGCCCTGCGCGTAGACCTCGGCGTTGTCGAAGAAGTTGACCCCGTGGTCCCAGGCGGCGGCGATCAGGTTGCGCGCTTCGTCGCGGCCGATCTGTCCGCCGAAGTTGATCCAGGCGCCGAACGACAGCGCCGACAGCTGCAAGCCGGTGGCGCCAAGGCGACGGTAGTGCATGCGAATTCCTCCTGCGGTGCGAGCCGGCGAACGTGGCCGGCGGGCGGCCGCACAGTGTAGCGAGGCGACCGGCACGCGCCCGCAATCCGCGCACTGCCTTGATCGGCAACCGATTTCCGGCGCTGAACGGGGTTTACCTTGCCGCCCGTCACCCCCTGCACTACGCTCCCTCTCTTTGGTCCGGCGATCCAGGGGAAGCAGATGGTCGAGGGTTTGGGGAGGATCGGCTTCGGCCTGTTCGGGTTGGCGGTGTTGATCGGGATCACCTGGCTGTTCTCGAACAACAAGCGTGCGGTCGATTGGCAGCTGGTCGCGACCGGCCTGATCCTGCAGATCGGCTTCGCCTCGCTGGTGCTGCTGGTGCCCGGCGGACGCCAGGTCTTCGACTGGCTGGGACAGCTGTTCGTGAAGGTGCTGAGCTTCGTCAACGAAGGCTCCAGCTTCATCTTCGGCAGCCTGATGGACACCAAGACCTACGGCTTCATCTTCGCCTTCCAGGTGCTGCCGACGATCATCTTCTTCTCGGCGCTGATGGGCGTGCTCTACCACCTGGGGGTGATGCAGGCGGTGGTGCGGGTGATGGCCTGGGCCATCACCAAGGTGATGCGCGTGTCCGGCGCGGAGACCACCAGCGTCTGCGCCAGCGTGTTCATCGGCCAGACCGAGGCGCCGCTGACGGTGCGCCCGTACATCCCGAAGATGACCGAATCCGAGCTGCTGACGATGATGATCGGCGGCATGGCGCACATCGCCGGCGGCGTGCTGGCCGCCTACGTGGGCATGCTCGGCGGCAGCGATCCGGAGCAGCAGGCGTTCTACGCCAAGCATCTGTTGGCGGCGAGCATCATGGCCGCGCCGGCGACGCTGGTGGTGGCCAAGCTGCTGATCCCGGAGACCGGCACCCCGCTGACCCGCGGCACGGTCAAGATGGACGTGGAGAAGACCACCAGCAACATCATCGACGCGGCCGCCGCCGGCGCCGGCGACGGCCTGCGCCTGGCGCTGAACATCGGCGCGATGCTGCTGGCCTTCATCGCGCTGATCGCGCTGGTCAACGCGCCGCTGACCTGGCTCGGCGACGCCACCGGCCTGGCCGCGGCGATCGGCCGCCCGACCAACCTGTCCACCCTCTTCGGCTACCTGCTGGCGCCGATCGCCTGGGTGATCGGCACGCCGTGGGCGGATGCGACCACGGTCGGCGCGCTGATCGGGCAGAAGGTCGTGCTCAACGAATTCGTCGCCTACAGCGAGCTGTCGAAAATCGTCAAGGGCCAGATTCCCGGCATGCGACTGAGCGAGGAAGGCCGGCTGATCGCCACCTACGCGCTGTGCGGCTTCGCCAACTTCAGCTCGATCGCGATCCAGATCGGTGGCATCGGCGGGCTGGCCCCGGAGCGGCGCCAGGACCTGGCGCGGTTCGGCCTGCGCGCGGTGCTGGGCGGCTCGATCGCCACCTTCATGACCGCCACCATCGCCGGCGTGCTGTCGCACTTCAGCTGATGCAGCCCCCCTTTCCCCCAGTACCCGTTGAGAAGCAGCACATGCCTATGAGTTCAGTCATCGTCGTCGGTTCGTTCAATGTCGACCACGTCTGGCGCTGCGAAACCCTGCCCGCCCCGGGCGCGACCATCGCCGGCCGCTACAGCACCGGCCCCGGCGGCAAGGGCTTCAACCAGGCGGTGGCGGCCGCGCGCGCCGGCGCCCGCACCACCTTCGTGTGCGCGCTCGGCGACGACCCCGGCGGCGCGATGGCGCGCGCGCTGGCGGCGCAGGACGGCATCGACCTGGCCGCCGAGGCCAGCACCGAGCCGACCGGCACCGGCGGCATCTACGTCGATGGCCACGGCCGCAACACCATCGTCATCGGCGCCGGCGCCAATGCCGCGCTGAGCCTGGGCTTCGTGCAGGCGCAGCGCGCGCTGCTGGGGTCGGCGCGGGTGCTGCTGGCGCAGCTGGAATCGCCGATCGAGACCATCGAGGCGACCCTGGCGCTGGCGCGCGAGACCGGCCTGACCACCGTGCTCAACGCCGCGCCGGCCAATGCGCAGACCAGCATCGGCCTGCTCAAGCTGGCCGACGTGCTGACCCCGAACGAAACCGAGTTCGCCGCGCTGCTGACGCGCCACGTCGGCGAGCGCGTGGATGCCGACGACGTCGCCGCCACCGATGGCGGCAGCCTGCACGCGCTGTGCCGCAAGCTGCTGCCGGGCGGCACCGTGGTGGTGACGCTGGGCGCGGTGGGCGCGTTCATCTCGCACCCCGAAGATCGCCAGCGCGGCGATGCGCAGCCGTATTACCGCATCGGCGCGGAGGCCGCGCAGACCGTGGACACCACCGGCGCCGGCGATGCGTTCAACGGCGCGCTGGTGGCCTCGCTGGCGCAATCGCCGAACGCCGGCTTCGCCACCCACGTGCGCTTCGCCAACCACTACGCGGCGCGTTCGACCGAGGCCGAAGGCGCGGCGGCGTCGATGCCGCGGCTGGTGCCGGAGGCCGGCTGAGCCGTTCGCCTTGAGCAAACGGCCCACAGCGGTTCGCGCCACAGCCTACGTCGTGCTGCCGACCCTGGACGGCAGCGCCGACGGCTTCCAGTTGTACTCGTCGATCCGCTGAACCGCACGCGTTTGGCAGCGGCCGCGGCGGCGGCGACAATGGCCGCATGCGCATCGGCCCCTACACGATCGAACCGAAGGTGATCCTGGCGCCGATGGCCGGGGTCACCGACAAGCCGTTCCGGCTGCTGTGCAAGCGCCTCGGCGCCGGCCTGGCGGTGTCGGAGATGACCCTTTCCGACCCGCGCTTGTGGCAGACCCGCAAATCGCTGCAGCGCATGGACCACGCCGGCGAACCGGACCCGGTCAGCGTGCAGATCGCCGGCACCGAGCCGCAGCAGCTGGCCGAGGCCGCGCGCTACAACGCCGACCACGGCGCGCAGCTGATCGACATCAACATGGGCTGCCCGGCGAAGAAGGTGTGCAACGCCTGGGCCGGCTCGGCGCTGATGCGCGACGAGGCGCTGGTGGCGCGCATCCTCAGCGCGGTGGTGAACGCCTCGCCGGTGCCGGTGACGCTGAAGATCCGCACCGGCTGGGACGGCGACCACCGCAACGGCCCGGCCATCGCGCGCATCGCCGAGGACTGCGGCATCGCCGCGCTGG
Protein-coding regions in this window:
- a CDS encoding ribokinase; translation: MSSVIVVGSFNVDHVWRCETLPAPGATIAGRYSTGPGGKGFNQAVAAARAGARTTFVCALGDDPGGAMARALAAQDGIDLAAEASTEPTGTGGIYVDGHGRNTIVIGAGANAALSLGFVQAQRALLGSARVLLAQLESPIETIEATLALARETGLTTVLNAAPANAQTSIGLLKLADVLTPNETEFAALLTRHVGERVDADDVAATDGGSLHALCRKLLPGGTVVVTLGAVGAFISHPEDRQRGDAQPYYRIGAEAAQTVDTTGAGDAFNGALVASLAQSPNAGFATHVRFANHYAARSTEAEGAAASMPRLVPEAG
- a CDS encoding NupC/NupG family nucleoside CNT transporter, with the protein product MVEGLGRIGFGLFGLAVLIGITWLFSNNKRAVDWQLVATGLILQIGFASLVLLVPGGRQVFDWLGQLFVKVLSFVNEGSSFIFGSLMDTKTYGFIFAFQVLPTIIFFSALMGVLYHLGVMQAVVRVMAWAITKVMRVSGAETTSVCASVFIGQTEAPLTVRPYIPKMTESELLTMMIGGMAHIAGGVLAAYVGMLGGSDPEQQAFYAKHLLAASIMAAPATLVVAKLLIPETGTPLTRGTVKMDVEKTTSNIIDAAAAGAGDGLRLALNIGAMLLAFIALIALVNAPLTWLGDATGLAAAIGRPTNLSTLFGYLLAPIAWVIGTPWADATTVGALIGQKVVLNEFVAYSELSKIVKGQIPGMRLSEEGRLIATYALCGFANFSSIAIQIGGIGGLAPERRQDLARFGLRAVLGGSIATFMTATIAGVLSHFS
- the dusB gene encoding tRNA dihydrouridine synthase DusB, giving the protein MRIGPYTIEPKVILAPMAGVTDKPFRLLCKRLGAGLAVSEMTLSDPRLWQTRKSLQRMDHAGEPDPVSVQIAGTEPQQLAEAARYNADHGAQLIDINMGCPAKKVCNAWAGSALMRDEALVARILSAVVNASPVPVTLKIRTGWDGDHRNGPAIARIAEDCGIAALAVHGRTRDQQYNGQAEYATIAQIKAALRIPVIANGDIDSPHKAAQVLAATGADAVMIGRAAQGRPWIFGEIAHYLATGELLPAPSLQLVRDTLLGHLQALHDFYGEAQGVRIARKHLGWYAKDRPENAAFRAVVNRAESATAQLALTADYFDALIAGLAPALPAAA
- a CDS encoding aldo/keto reductase produces the protein MHYRRLGATGLQLSALSFGAWINFGGQIGRDEARNLIAAAWDHGVNFFDNAEVYAQGRAEQVMGDVIADLRLPRDGYCVSSKVYFGAVDAPRPTQRGLSRKHVTDACHAALKRLRVDYLDLYYCHRPDADTPVEETVRAMDALVRQGKVLYWGTSEWPAERIREAAQVAQALGLQGPSMEQPQYNLLHRQRVEQEYAPLYAELGLGTTIWSPLASGLLTGKYNDGIDPASRLGQAGNAWLHDEVIGPPAQRRVERARRFTALAAAQGVAPAALAIAWCLRNPQVSTVILGASRVAQLLQNFDALQLAAREDPAWWAQVEAAVA